From a single Lolium rigidum isolate FL_2022 chromosome 7, APGP_CSIRO_Lrig_0.1, whole genome shotgun sequence genomic region:
- the LOC124676154 gene encoding amino acid transporter AVT1I-like: MANGGAAPHSPSDDSPDFERPLLHAHGGLQAGKDPAAARDHEAQCSPEAGGATSVRTCFNGLNALSGVGLLSIPYALAEGGWLSLVLLLFVAAVCCYTGQLLQTCMSASTDVRSYPDIGARAFGAKGRFAVSLFLYAELYLVAIGFLILEGDNLDKLFPGTSLSLGPGIVVSGKHLFIVLVSIAILPTTWLRNLSVLAYVSASGVLASVVLVFCVLWAAVVDGVGFQGKGTMLNVSGLPTALGLYTFCYCGHAIFPTLCNSMKEKDKFSKVLVICFVACTLNYGSMAILGYLMYGDDVESQVTLNLPEGKLSSKLAIYTALINPFSKYALMVTPVATAIEEKLLAGNKRSMNMLIRTFIVISTVIIALTVPFFGHLMALVGSLLSVMASMLLPCICYLKIFGTARCSRAEVVLIVTIIILGSLVAASGTYSSLQKIIHEF, encoded by the exons ATGGCCAATGGCGGGGCGGCGCCGCACAGTCCTTCCGACGACTCGCCGGACTTTGAGCGGCCCCTCCTCCACGCGCACGGCGGCTTGCAGGCGGGCAAGGACCCCGCGGCGGCGCGCGACCACGAGGCGCAGTGCTCGCCggaagccggcggcgcgacgtccGTTCGTACCTGCTTCAACGGCCTCAACGCCCTCTCCG GCGTCGGGCTGCTCTCCATCCCCTACGCGCTGGCGGAGGGCGGCTGGCTGAGCCTGGTGCTTCTGCTCTTCGTCGCGGCCGTCTGCTGCTACACGGGCCAGCTCCTGCAGACGTGCATGAGCGCCTCGACGGACGTGCGGAGCTACCCGGACATCGGCGCGCGCGCGTTCGGGGCCAAAGGCCGCTTCGCCGTGTCCTTGTTCTTGTACGCCGAGCTCTACCTCGTCGCCATCGGCTTCCTCATACTGGAGGGGGACAACCTGGACAAGCTGTTCCCCGGCACCAGCCTCAGCCTCGGCCCAGGGATCGTCGTCTCCGGCAAGCACCTCTTCATCGTGCTCGTGTCCATCGCCATCCTGCCGACGACGTGGCTCAGGAACCTGAGCGTGCTCGCCTACGTGTCCGCCAGCGGCGTGCTCGCGTCGGTCGTGCTGGTATTCTGCGTGCTCTGGGCCGCGGTGGTCGACGGCGTCGGGTTCCAGGGGAAGGGGACGATGCTGAATGTTAGTGGCCTGCCTACTGCTTTGGGACTCTACACTTTCTGCTACTGCGGCCATGCCATATTCCCAACATTGTGCAATTCCATGAAGGAAAAGGACAAGTTCTCTAAG GTACTCGTCATATGCTTCGTCGCATGCACCCTCAACTACGGATCCATGGCCATACTCGGCTACCTCATGTACGGCGACGACGTCGAGTCTCAGGTGACACTGAACCTCCCGGAGGGCAAGCTCAGCTCGAAGCTTGCAATCTACACGGCGCTGATCAATCCCTTCTCGAAGTACGCTCTGATGGTGACCCCTGTCGCGACAGCGATCGAGGAGAAGCTGCTCGCCGGTAACAAGAGGTCCATGAACATGCTGATCAGGACCTTCATCGTCATCAGCACGGTCATCATCGCCCTTACGGTCCCCTTCTTCGGCCACCTTATGGCGCTCGTCGGCTCCCTCCTCAGCGTCATGGCCTCGATGCTGCTCCCGTGCATCTGCTACCTCAAGATCTTCGGCACCGCGAGGTGTAGCAGGGCTGAGGTTGTGCTCATCGTCACGATTATAATCCTTGGTTCCTTGGTTGCTGCAAGCGGAACCTACTCTTCTCTGCAGAAGATTATTCACGAGTTCTGA